From a single Triplophysa rosa linkage group LG1, Trosa_1v2, whole genome shotgun sequence genomic region:
- the LOC130546808 gene encoding zinc finger BED domain-containing protein 4-like, with protein sequence MTLLSLTAHWVNSGYALQSAVLHAKELRGPHTSSVISASIKEMMDGWKIPLSKVHVILRDNASNMKKAIKDLGVPSLGCVAHSFQLVINEGLLSQRSVSDALAGARKIVGHFKHSPSSYSSLEDIQRELHLPVKRLQQDVKTRWNSTFYMIQSMLEQKRALSAFAADHELPATLTANQWGLLEKTVIVLSPFEELTRAINSSQSSTADVIPAIVVLKRLLSQERDTDSGIKTMKSTLLQAVNERLCNIEDEPLFSVATLLDPRCKDRYFTSADAVIHAKNALTKEAEKIEDTLRTATTAAGPAEVSHMEASGSSGHTSKSTFTMMFDEVLQDQQESAREIATTNALNQIQTYLTEPITPRSDSPFCYWAVNHVRFPALAATASVFLSAPCTSVESERLFSTASNIVDERRNRLLVERAEMLIFLKKTCHCCLTLKQIMSLEVYT encoded by the exons ATGACCCTTTTGAGTTTAACAGCGCATTGGGTGAATTCTGGTTATGCTTTGCAGAGTGCTGTGCTACATGCTAAAGAGTTGCGAGGGCCACACACAAGCAGCGTGATTTCAGCTTCAATCAAAgaaatgatggatggatggaaaatCCCTCTTTCCAAAGTACATGTAATTTTGAGGGACAATGCCAGTAACATGAAGAAGGCAATCAAAGATTTGGGGGTCCCTAGTTTGGGGTGTGTCGCGCATTCATTTCAGCTTGTAATTAATGAGGGGCTTCTGTCGCAACGGAGCGTAAGCGATGCACTTGCAGGTGCGAGAAAGATTGTGGGGCACTTCAAACATTCCCCATCATCTTACTCTTCATTGGAGGATATTCAGCGCGAACTTCACTTGCCTGTGAAACGTCTACAGCAAGATGTCAAAACCCGATGGAACAGTACGTTTTACATGATTCAGAGTATGCTTGAACAGAAGCGTGCTTTAAGTGCATTCGCTGCCGACCACGAGCTGCCTGCAACACTGACAGCAAACCAATGGGGATTGCTGGAGAAGACCGTGATTGTACTGTCACCATTCGAAGAACTTACCAGAGCCATAAACTCATCCCAATCTTCCACGGCGGATGTTATTCCAGCAATTGTGGTTTTGAAACGTCTGCTATCTCAGGAGAGAGACACCGACAGCGGgattaaaacaatgaaaagtACTCTACTACAAGCGGTCAATGAAAGACTCTGTAACATTGAGGATGAGCCACTTTTCTCCGTTGCCACTTTGCTTGACCCACGGTGCAAAGACAG ATACTTTACCAGTGCAGATGCTGTCATTCATGCAAAAAATGCACTGACAAAAGAGGCTGAAAAGATCGAAGATACACTGAGGACAGCAACTACTGCAGCAGGTCCAGCAGAGGTATCTCATATGGAAGCAAGTGGGTCAAGTGGACACACAAGCAAGAGCACCTTCACAATGATGTTTGATGAAGTTCTCCAGGACCAACAAGAATCTGCACGAGAGATAGCTACCACTAATGCCCTtaatcaaatacaaacatatctgACAGAGCCAATTACACCCCGATCTGATAGCCCATTCTGTTACTGGGCAGTGAATCATGTTCGTTTCCCTGCCCTTGCTGCTACTGCATCAGTGTTTCTCTCTGCCCCCTGTACCAGTGTTGAGAGCGAAAGACTGTTTAGCACTGCATCCAACATTGTAGATGAAAGACGGAACCGACTTCTAGTCGAAAGAGCAGAAATGCTAATATTcctaaaaaaaacctgtcattgCTGTTTAACCTTAAAACAGATAATGTCACTTGAAGTCTATACTTAA